The following are encoded in a window of Sphingobium sp. AP49 genomic DNA:
- a CDS encoding pirin family protein, translated as MIELRPFGSLGGANHGWLDAKHHFSFAGYHDPARVHWGNLRVWNDDAIAPNTGFPPHPHRDMEIITYVREGAITHQDNLGNKGRTEAGDVQVMSAGTGITHSEYNREDVTTKIFQIWIIPTRDGEAPSWGARPFPKGERSGQFVTLASGYENDNDALPIRTDARVVAATLKAGESAEYPIGKDRKAYLVPATGAIQIDDVRANARDGVAISDLDVIRVTAIEDSEIVLVDAA; from the coding sequence ATGATCGAACTTCGTCCCTTCGGCAGCCTGGGCGGCGCCAATCATGGCTGGCTGGATGCCAAGCATCATTTTTCGTTCGCGGGCTATCATGATCCTGCCCGCGTTCATTGGGGCAATCTGCGTGTCTGGAATGACGACGCGATCGCGCCCAATACCGGCTTTCCGCCGCACCCCCATCGCGACATGGAAATCATCACCTATGTTCGCGAAGGGGCGATCACCCACCAGGATAATCTGGGCAACAAGGGCCGGACCGAGGCTGGCGACGTGCAGGTCATGTCGGCCGGCACCGGCATCACCCATTCGGAATATAATCGCGAGGATGTGACGACGAAGATCTTCCAGATCTGGATCATCCCGACCCGCGACGGCGAAGCGCCGAGCTGGGGTGCCCGGCCTTTCCCCAAGGGCGAGCGGAGCGGCCAGTTCGTGACGCTGGCGTCGGGCTATGAGAATGACAATGACGCACTGCCGATCCGCACCGATGCGCGCGTGGTTGCCGCGACGCTGAAGGCCGGCGAGAGCGCCGAATATCCGATCGGCAAGGATCGCAAGGCCTATCTGGTGCCGGCGACCGGGGCGATTCAGATTGATGATGTGCGTGCCAATGCCCGCGACGGCGTGGCGATCAGCGATCTTGACGTGATCCGCGTGACGGCGATCGAGGATAGTGAGATCGTGCTGGTCGACGCGGCCTGA
- a CDS encoding LysR family transcriptional regulator, with protein sequence MHNPGTPTFDQLRIFLTIVDTGSFAAAGRKLNRAVSVISYGIANLEAQLGVMLFDREGTRKPQLTVAGRALLAEARSIAHGMDGLRAKVKGLLDGLEAEVNLAVDVMLPAERLGKVLRAFAKEFPTVQLRLHAEALGAIVAMVLDRGAVIGLSGPLSAGVEGIESMAAGLVPMVPVAAPDHPLGRMEAIAPGAGRDYTQLVLTDRSRFTEGRDFSVSSPKTWRLADLGAKHALLREGIGWGNMPLPMIEADLVAGTLVRLAMPDHPGGTYRFSGIWRRDTPPGPAASWLIDQFVALGADDREAAGMSDV encoded by the coding sequence TTGCATAATCCCGGCACCCCGACCTTCGACCAGCTCCGCATCTTCCTGACCATCGTCGACACCGGCAGTTTCGCCGCCGCGGGGCGCAAGCTCAACCGTGCCGTCTCGGTCATCAGCTATGGCATCGCCAATCTGGAGGCGCAGCTGGGCGTGATGCTGTTCGACCGGGAAGGCACCCGCAAGCCGCAGCTGACGGTCGCCGGCCGGGCGCTGCTGGCCGAAGCACGCAGCATCGCCCATGGCATGGACGGGCTGCGGGCCAAGGTGAAGGGCTTGCTCGACGGGCTGGAGGCGGAGGTCAATCTGGCCGTCGACGTGATGTTGCCGGCCGAACGGCTGGGCAAGGTGCTGCGCGCCTTCGCCAAGGAATTTCCGACGGTACAGTTGCGCCTCCATGCCGAAGCGCTGGGCGCGATCGTGGCGATGGTGCTGGACCGGGGCGCGGTGATCGGCCTGTCCGGGCCGCTGTCGGCCGGGGTCGAGGGAATCGAGAGCATGGCGGCCGGGCTAGTGCCGATGGTCCCTGTTGCTGCGCCCGACCATCCGCTCGGCCGGATGGAGGCGATCGCGCCGGGCGCCGGGCGCGATTATACCCAGTTGGTGCTGACCGACCGTTCGCGCTTTACCGAAGGCCGCGATTTCTCGGTCAGCAGCCCCAAGACCTGGCGCCTTGCCGATCTGGGTGCGAAACATGCGCTGCTGCGCGAGGGGATTGGGTGGGGCAATATGCCGCTGCCGATGATCGAGGCGGATCTGGTCGCCGGCACTTTGGTCCGGCTGGCCATGCCCGATCATCCCGGCGGCACCTATCGCTTCTCGGGCATCTGGCGCCGCGACACCCCGCCCGGCCCGGCCGCGTCCTGGCTGATCGACCAGTTCGTCGCCTTGGGCGCGGACGATCGCGAGGCGGCCGGGATGAGCGACGTCTAG
- a CDS encoding YoaK family protein, whose amino-acid sequence MTATKASTAPLPWLLLLLSVTTGLVDAISVLGLGKVFTANMTGNIVFLGFAAAGTPGFRVAPYLVAIAAFLIGALVAGRVGKGHAGLPLRRWLMLAALIEAALLWIAAGVAVGFDIPAQSPGTSLYVIIALTGLAMGFRNSTIRQLKVPDLTTTVLTLTLTGIAADSSLAGGSNPNIARRIGSVAAIFLGAAIGAALVTHGGLVSPLLLAGALVLAGTAACALHPAAREPA is encoded by the coding sequence ATGACCGCCACCAAAGCCTCCACCGCGCCATTGCCCTGGCTGCTACTGCTCCTGTCCGTGACCACGGGCCTGGTCGACGCGATCAGCGTGCTGGGCCTGGGCAAGGTGTTTACGGCGAACATGACAGGCAACATCGTCTTTCTGGGCTTTGCCGCTGCGGGCACGCCGGGCTTCCGCGTCGCCCCCTATCTGGTGGCGATTGCGGCGTTCCTGATCGGCGCGCTGGTCGCTGGGCGCGTGGGGAAGGGGCATGCCGGTCTGCCGCTGCGTCGCTGGCTGATGTTGGCTGCGCTGATCGAGGCGGCGCTGCTGTGGATAGCCGCCGGTGTCGCTGTCGGCTTCGACATTCCCGCCCAATCGCCCGGTACCAGCCTCTATGTGATCATCGCGCTCACCGGCCTTGCCATGGGGTTTCGCAATTCGACCATTCGCCAGCTCAAGGTGCCGGACCTCACCACCACGGTGCTGACCCTGACCCTGACGGGCATTGCGGCCGATTCCAGTCTGGCTGGCGGTAGCAATCCCAATATCGCCCGCCGTATCGGCAGCGTGGCCGCCATCTTCCTGGGCGCGGCCATCGGCGCGGCGCTGGTCACCCATGGCGGACTGGTTTCGCCGCTGCTTCTGGCCGGTGCGCTGGTCCTCGCCGGTACGGCCGCCTGCGCGCTGCATCCAGCCGCGCGCGAACCCGCCTAG
- a CDS encoding alginate export family protein codes for MPKHGLPFLALLALPFPAAAQPREAWQAPTLSITRYEEDWSDLADAKKRGHHWTGPFKYIPLGDDAWLSTGIELRARVESYDNNLWGGAQARDDAYLWLRALPYADLHVGKVRAFVQPMIAYAVGVAPSAGPVDQSRVDLLQGFAEADLGPVTVRAGRQMLSLGTERLVGTRYGPNVPLAFDGARADMRIGNATVSLLAVKPVQPGLHSFDDATSDTKALWGAYASLPEIDLYYLGYRNRAARFGGDEGREVRHSLGLRSHGVRGDWHWNVEGVYQFGDYDGQRIAAWTLGTEIGRTFPALPLAPDATLRVNIVSGDKKADDGQLGTFNALFPKGKYFGELSPVGPTNIISVNPRISGNLGEGVSASLAAMAYWRYSTGDGVYDIPGNLIRAPGDSDARFIGKEAEATIAWQASAEWELSASLSAFAPGAFIRDTGPAKTITMLGLESNFRF; via the coding sequence ATGCCTAAGCATGGCCTGCCTTTCCTCGCGCTGCTGGCGCTGCCATTCCCGGCCGCTGCCCAGCCGCGTGAGGCGTGGCAGGCACCGACGCTCAGCATCACCCGCTATGAGGAGGATTGGTCTGACCTCGCCGATGCCAAGAAGCGTGGCCATCACTGGACCGGCCCGTTCAAATATATCCCCCTGGGCGACGATGCCTGGTTGTCGACCGGCATCGAGTTGCGTGCCCGGGTCGAAAGCTATGACAATAATCTCTGGGGTGGGGCACAGGCGCGCGACGACGCCTATCTCTGGCTGCGGGCTTTGCCCTATGCCGATCTGCATGTCGGCAAGGTCCGCGCCTTTGTCCAGCCGATGATCGCCTATGCCGTCGGCGTCGCGCCCTCTGCGGGGCCAGTGGATCAAAGCCGCGTCGATCTGCTACAGGGCTTTGCCGAGGCGGATCTTGGACCGGTTACCGTGCGTGCCGGGCGGCAGATGCTGTCGCTTGGCACCGAACGGCTGGTGGGCACCCGCTATGGTCCCAATGTCCCCCTCGCCTTTGACGGCGCACGGGCCGACATGCGGATTGGCAACGCGACGGTCAGTCTGCTGGCGGTGAAGCCCGTGCAACCCGGCCTCCACAGTTTCGACGATGCGACATCCGACACCAAGGCCTTGTGGGGGGCCTATGCGAGCCTGCCCGAGATCGACCTCTATTATCTGGGCTATCGCAACCGTGCGGCCCGGTTCGGCGGCGACGAGGGGCGGGAAGTGCGGCACAGCCTGGGGCTGCGCAGCCATGGCGTGCGGGGCGACTGGCACTGGAATGTTGAGGGCGTCTATCAGTTCGGCGACTATGATGGCCAGCGTATCGCCGCCTGGACGTTGGGCACCGAGATCGGCCGCACATTCCCCGCTTTGCCCTTGGCGCCGGATGCGACCCTGCGCGTCAACATCGTCAGTGGCGACAAGAAAGCCGATGACGGCCAGCTCGGCACCTTCAATGCGCTGTTCCCCAAGGGCAAATATTTCGGCGAATTGTCGCCGGTTGGCCCGACCAACATTATCAGCGTCAATCCACGGATCAGCGGCAATCTGGGCGAGGGCGTCTCCGCCAGCCTCGCTGCCATGGCCTATTGGCGCTACTCCACGGGGGACGGCGTCTATGACATTCCCGGCAATCTGATCCGCGCGCCGGGCGACAGCGACGCGCGCTTCATCGGCAAGGAGGCCGAGGCGACGATCGCCTGGCAGGCCAGCGCCGAATGGGAATTGTCCGCCTCCTTATCCGCCTTCGCGCCGGGCGCCTTCATCCGCGACACCGGCCCGGCCAAGACGATCACCATGCTGGGCCTTGAAAGCAATTTCCGTTTCTGA
- a CDS encoding DoxX family protein, with protein MAFTPRFVAAILDWRPTWFIARLALTSAYLLGGIVKLTDWQGAVAEQAHFGMSPPALWAALTIGLELVGPVLILTGRLVWLGAGMLGVFTLLAAFTANAFWAMPAGQDRFMATNAFFEHIGLIGGFIAVAMIANRRAADA; from the coding sequence ATGGCGTTCACCCCCCGTTTCGTGGCCGCCATCCTGGACTGGCGGCCGACCTGGTTCATCGCCCGGCTGGCGCTGACCAGTGCCTATCTGCTGGGCGGTATCGTCAAGCTGACCGACTGGCAGGGTGCCGTCGCCGAGCAGGCGCATTTCGGCATGAGCCCGCCAGCGCTGTGGGCGGCGTTGACGATCGGCCTTGAACTGGTCGGCCCCGTGCTGATCCTGACCGGCCGCCTGGTCTGGCTGGGAGCAGGGATGCTGGGCGTCTTCACCCTGCTGGCGGCTTTTACCGCCAATGCCTTCTGGGCGATGCCGGCCGGGCAGGACCGCTTCATGGCGACCAACGCCTTTTTCGAGCATATCGGCCTGATTGGCGGTTTCATCGCGGTCGCCATGATCGCTAACCGGCGCGCCGCAGATGCCTAA
- a CDS encoding amidohydrolase, producing MITRRQALASAATTALLTATESFAMTRKDILITNAKVTTLDRENPVADTVAIRDGKFLAVGTEGEVRAAAGADAIVIDAKGRRLIPGLIDSHIHVIRGGLNYNMELRWEGVPSLAEAMAMLKRQAENTPPPQWVRVVGGFTEHQFAEKRLPTIEEINAVAPETPVFILHLYDRALLNAAALRAVGYTKDTPNPPGGEIVRDAQGNPTGLLLAQPNATILYATLAKGPKLPPEYQVNSTKHFMRELNSLGVTSVIDAGGGSQNYPDDYEVIDKLHKDGELTLRIAYNLFTQKPKEELKDFATWSTKIKPGDGDDSYRHNGAGEMLVYSAADFEDFRVARPDMPPQMEGDLEPVIRLLAERRWPWRMHATYDQTIGRALDVFEKVNRDIPLQGLNWFFDHAETISERNIDRIAALGGGIAVQHRMAFQGEYFVERYGAKAAEATPPIKRMMAAGLPVGAGTDATRVASYNPWVSLSWLVTSKTVGGLALYPVRNRLDRETALRLWTEQNTWFSNEVGKKGQIKAGQLADLALLSDDYFSVPEDEIAHLRSVLTMLGGKIVYGEGDYGALAPVAPKAMPDWSPVATFGGYYRRDETAKKLASACGCHSACGVHGHDHAAALGANVPAADVQSFWGTLGCGCWAV from the coding sequence ATGATCACCCGTCGCCAGGCGCTCGCCAGCGCTGCCACCACCGCTCTTCTCACCGCCACCGAAAGCTTCGCCATGACCCGCAAGGATATCCTCATCACCAATGCCAAGGTCACGACGCTGGATCGGGAAAATCCGGTCGCCGACACGGTCGCGATCCGCGATGGCAAGTTTCTGGCGGTCGGGACAGAGGGTGAGGTCCGCGCCGCCGCCGGCGCCGACGCGATCGTTATCGATGCCAAGGGGCGTCGCCTGATCCCGGGCCTCATCGACAGCCATATCCATGTCATCCGGGGTGGCCTCAACTATAATATGGAACTGCGCTGGGAAGGCGTGCCGAGCCTGGCTGAGGCGATGGCGATGCTGAAGCGCCAGGCCGAAAATACGCCGCCGCCGCAATGGGTGCGCGTCGTGGGCGGCTTTACTGAACATCAGTTTGCCGAGAAGCGCCTGCCCACGATCGAGGAGATCAATGCCGTCGCGCCCGAGACTCCGGTCTTCATCCTGCACCTATACGACCGCGCCCTGCTGAACGCCGCCGCGCTGCGGGCAGTGGGCTATACCAAGGATACGCCCAATCCGCCGGGTGGCGAGATCGTCCGCGATGCGCAGGGCAACCCGACCGGCCTGCTGCTGGCTCAGCCTAATGCGACGATCCTCTATGCGACCCTTGCCAAGGGGCCGAAGCTACCGCCGGAATATCAGGTGAACAGCACGAAGCATTTCATGCGCGAGCTGAATTCCCTGGGCGTTACCAGCGTGATCGACGCGGGCGGCGGGTCGCAAAATTATCCCGACGATTATGAGGTCATCGACAAGTTGCACAAGGATGGCGAACTGACGCTGCGCATCGCCTATAATCTCTTTACCCAGAAGCCGAAGGAAGAACTGAAGGACTTCGCCACCTGGTCGACCAAGATCAAGCCGGGCGATGGCGATGATAGCTATCGCCACAATGGCGCGGGCGAGATGCTGGTCTATTCGGCGGCCGACTTCGAGGATTTCCGTGTCGCCCGCCCCGACATGCCGCCGCAGATGGAGGGCGATCTGGAGCCGGTCATCCGCCTGCTTGCCGAACGGCGCTGGCCCTGGCGCATGCACGCGACCTACGACCAGACGATCGGCCGCGCCCTGGATGTGTTCGAGAAGGTCAATCGCGATATCCCGCTGCAGGGCCTCAACTGGTTCTTCGACCATGCCGAGACGATCAGCGAGCGCAATATCGACCGGATCGCGGCGCTGGGCGGCGGTATCGCCGTGCAGCATCGCATGGCCTTCCAGGGCGAATATTTCGTCGAACGTTATGGCGCTAAGGCCGCTGAGGCCACCCCGCCGATCAAGCGGATGATGGCGGCAGGCCTGCCGGTGGGCGCCGGCACGGATGCGACCCGGGTGGCGAGCTATAATCCCTGGGTGTCGCTCAGCTGGCTGGTCACGTCGAAGACGGTCGGCGGGTTGGCCCTCTATCCGGTTCGCAACCGCCTGGATCGCGAGACCGCGCTGCGCCTGTGGACCGAGCAGAACACCTGGTTCTCGAACGAGGTCGGCAAGAAGGGCCAGATCAAGGCCGGGCAACTGGCCGATCTTGCCTTGCTGTCGGACGATTATTTCTCGGTGCCGGAGGATGAGATCGCGCATCTCCGTTCGGTGCTGACCATGCTGGGTGGCAAGATCGTCTATGGCGAGGGCGATTATGGCGCGCTGGCGCCGGTCGCGCCCAAGGCGATGCCGGACTGGTCGCCGGTCGCAACCTTTGGCGGCTATTACCGCCGGGACGAAACTGCGAAGAAGCTGGCTTCGGCCTGCGGTTGTCACTCTGCCTGTGGCGTGCATGGCCATGACCATGCCGCAGCGCTGGGCGCCAATGTTCCCGCTGCCGATGTGCAGAGCTTCTGGGGAACGCTGGGCTGCGGCTGCTGGGCGGTGTGA
- a CDS encoding XapX domain-containing protein encodes MKAYLLSLGAGLLVGIVYSLLGVRSPAPPVIALIGLAGILVGEQIVPVAKRLLDRTELTAFVTTDCAHHILGQLPTNRKQDA; translated from the coding sequence ATGAAAGCCTATCTTCTCTCGCTGGGCGCCGGGCTGCTGGTCGGCATCGTCTACAGCCTGCTTGGCGTCCGTTCTCCCGCTCCGCCGGTCATCGCCCTGATCGGGCTGGCCGGGATACTGGTCGGGGAGCAGATCGTCCCGGTCGCCAAGCGGCTGCTTGATCGCACGGAACTGACCGCCTTCGTCACCACCGACTGCGCCCATCACATCCTTGGGCAATTGCCGACAAACCGGAAGCAGGACGCATGA